A window of the Isosphaera pallida ATCC 43644 genome harbors these coding sequences:
- a CDS encoding lytic transglycosylase yields the protein MDQRFSQSNRRCRRVMLASVLVTLLSGVGAGGRDEPILAWGKKVSPEFKARIVEIARDLKADPDHLMAAIAFETAETFRPDIKNAAGSGATGLIQFMPATARSLGTTTEALAAMSAVEQLTYVHKYLAPYRGKLNEVEDLYMSILWPRAVGKEPEYVLFTQGTRAYDQNKGLDSNRDGKITKREAGSKVRAKLEKGRTPAWRG from the coding sequence ATGGATCAACGCTTTTCTCAATCGAATCGCCGTTGCCGCCGCGTTATGCTGGCGAGTGTGTTGGTGACGTTGCTGAGCGGGGTTGGGGCAGGGGGGCGCGACGAGCCGATTCTGGCCTGGGGCAAGAAGGTATCGCCCGAGTTCAAAGCGCGGATTGTCGAGATCGCCCGCGACCTTAAGGCCGACCCCGATCACCTCATGGCGGCAATCGCCTTTGAGACCGCCGAGACGTTTCGACCCGACATCAAGAACGCCGCCGGCAGCGGCGCGACCGGCCTGATCCAGTTCATGCCCGCCACCGCCCGCAGCCTGGGCACCACCACCGAGGCCCTCGCCGCCATGTCCGCCGTCGAACAATTGACCTACGTTCACAAATACCTCGCCCCTTATCGCGGCAAGCTCAACGAGGTCGAAGACCTCTACATGTCGATCCTCTGGCCCCGCGCTGTCGGCAAGGAGCCCGAATACGTCCTGTTCACCCAGGGGACGCGGGCTTACGACCAGAACAAGGGACTCGACAGCAACCGCGACGGCAAGATCACCAAACGCGAGGCCGGCTCGAAGGTTCGCGCCAAGCTCGAGAAAGGACGGACGCCCGCCTGGAGAGGGTGA
- a CDS encoding alpha/beta hydrolase produces the protein MKTGVRVLGGFVLMSALSVALVGWGDSPVSLAGEVEVIRLWKETAPPGPPALVEGAERDLQKPEDRLVGGRTVMKLGHVANPEIHLYPAPPDKANGAACVVCPGGGFNILAWDLEGIEVAEWLNSIGVTAIVLKYRVPTRGHPGEQRVVGPAIDAQRALSLARHHAEDWKLDPKRIGVLGFSAGGETAALTALRQGRRLYEPRDVIDQAPCGADFAILVYPANLLTPNGILKANYVPDAATPPMFLVHTADDPVPCQGSIQLFLGLRRANRPAELHVYPSGGHGYGLRAEGGPRVASWPRDAAAWLGELKMLDTPATQP, from the coding sequence ATGAAGACGGGAGTTCGCGTTCTGGGTGGATTCGTCCTCATGAGCGCCTTGAGCGTCGCGTTGGTCGGGTGGGGCGATTCGCCCGTCAGCCTCGCCGGGGAGGTCGAGGTGATCCGTCTCTGGAAGGAGACGGCTCCGCCGGGTCCTCCGGCGTTGGTCGAGGGGGCGGAGCGCGACTTGCAAAAGCCGGAGGATCGCCTGGTGGGCGGGCGAACCGTCATGAAGTTGGGCCACGTCGCCAACCCCGAGATTCATCTCTACCCCGCCCCACCCGACAAAGCCAACGGCGCGGCCTGCGTGGTCTGCCCCGGCGGAGGGTTCAACATCCTCGCGTGGGACCTTGAAGGGATCGAAGTGGCCGAATGGCTCAACTCGATCGGCGTCACGGCGATCGTGCTGAAGTATCGCGTCCCCACCCGCGGACATCCGGGAGAGCAGCGGGTCGTAGGACCGGCCATCGACGCCCAGCGCGCCTTGAGTCTGGCCCGCCACCACGCCGAGGACTGGAAGCTCGACCCCAAGCGGATCGGCGTCCTGGGCTTCTCCGCCGGCGGGGAGACGGCGGCGTTGACCGCGCTCAGACAGGGACGACGGTTGTATGAGCCGCGCGACGTGATCGACCAGGCTCCCTGCGGGGCCGATTTCGCCATATTGGTCTATCCCGCCAACCTGCTCACGCCCAACGGCATACTCAAGGCGAACTACGTCCCCGACGCCGCGACCCCGCCGATGTTCCTGGTCCACACCGCCGACGACCCAGTTCCCTGTCAGGGGAGCATCCAGCTTTTTCTCGGTCTGAGACGCGCCAACCGTCCTGCCGAGTTGCATGTTTATCCCTCGGGCGGTCACGGCTACGGTTTGCGAGCCGAGGGCGGGCCCCGTGTCGCCTCCTGGCCCCGCGACGCGGCCGCCTGGCTGGGTGAGTTGAAGATGTTGGACACCCCAGCCACCCAACCATGA